In Chitinophaga sp. HK235, a single window of DNA contains:
- a CDS encoding SRPBCC family protein, with product MATKNDSATATRELVIHRTFDAPRELVFKAWTEPEYLIKWWGPKGFTNTFHEIDVRPGGIWRYTMHSAEGQDFENRITYSAVEPPYRLAYLHDSGIDNDPDRFEVDVHFEEQEGKTHLTMRSIFLSAAVLEKVVREYGAVEGANQTLDKLEAALATMQ from the coding sequence ATGGCGACAAAAAATGACAGCGCTACTGCTACGCGGGAACTGGTGATCCACCGCACCTTCGACGCTCCAAGAGAGCTGGTTTTTAAAGCATGGACAGAACCGGAATACCTGATCAAATGGTGGGGGCCAAAAGGATTTACCAATACATTTCATGAGATTGATGTGCGCCCTGGTGGCATATGGCGGTATACCATGCATTCCGCAGAGGGACAGGATTTTGAAAACAGGATTACCTATTCCGCAGTGGAACCACCCTATCGGCTGGCCTATCTGCATGATTCCGGGATTGATAATGACCCTGACCGCTTTGAGGTGGATGTTCATTTTGAAGAACAGGAAGGCAAAACCCATCTGACGATGCGCAGCATCTTCCTTTCTGCAGCAGTACTTGAGAAAGTAGTAAGGGAGTATGGTGCCGTGGAAGGAGCCAATCAAACACTGGACAAACTGGAAGCAGCATTGGCGACTATGCAGTAA
- a CDS encoding fibronectin type III domain-containing protein, with protein MFTVKETVVAQQYPVTASTQIIPPYSVYLPDYTVPGSDKLRVILVQNDLTKPSYDVRLQMTVERNGTLIMRTAPAFNPRPLTLNAGVPTIISGTDLADYLNTNNIEFSGGFSRDSYERTRSLPEGSYRITFTAFDYRRPQVQVSNIGANIFFFQKNDPPLLNMPICGSRVEKRDPQFLTFSWSSRNTPNPLDGGGTEYIFSLYEIKPKNSNPDYIVRSTRPIYTITTEQNTIAYGPGEPALTDSMEYVWIVQARDKSGRDMFSNQGLSQSCRFTYLGNNPFETNKIGKPTLSGQATGERTIRLSWQLASDNVNYKVDAYRVQYRAAKKDGVEYDWRTAESPRDTVLNINSLEPGRSYEARLQWLVAGVYGPFSDIVTVTTKPSRTFTCGDPALLQTPQNNTPLPTAIAGSIFRIGHFDVMLTEVTGGDGVFSGRGKVITPGFGTGMLLQFNRISVNTDLVVTRGEMQAVTDGIDKFVNDAVKHQRGGDEVGQVKTGDIVPDITTKLHLFTKESIVVDTDKGTITLKDSNTGKEEVINYKEKGKALPLVIEDTDGNLYNVDKNGKVTSAGTRDKGLAGNPAALAALNTLDLSNGMITFSVKDSKYAFDSWKDSYYGKPVLDSSYEKLADGRYRVSAKAIVPGEQDQVIATLVNAKDIDRSKIKFVSGKGIAYPADSTKDGFIITLTGGPAGDAQEVYAVYTKGGKYISMGKLLVASYAAKQKRVVLVPVGYNTNVSADVISKALKDAYEKIGITYTVETDTSFRANKDWDLNKDAILQDSKSAFLGNGFTGEEKAMRKAYSKTHNIDKDATYLFVVNEAALTDGDLLGKMPRQSQFGFIFIKNATAEKIARTVAHETGHGAFTLEHTFSAGIGLDKGSTDNLMDYNNGYNLLKYQWDVVHDPGHVWGIFEDDKDGQLFSGDYIRVSDYLLKDITDKDYIEDGKIGYVTPDGQIIRLERDVKVSFGGYLEVKATGEKSPLSKEAIGVVTAFYKDNQYWMAYFVSGNFTGYYDAAQKKYDQIETTGTRLVVAGVEFSPCKVVFYAGRYTAQKAKYASFSEIRFVDDEKKMIGVKEVTGDQCINCTLPLEKKPKSIQNVLIELAKDPKSTALDNLVAVVSEDDMKTYICLEDRFSLITNIVNGWRVGDTDEMSIVKLIRSTPDKDAAGLIDMFDKNYDYLLSKLFYSIDGAELDEYFSAMSQLYFRSKSSVEWQKEYDAKDANYAAFHKAYGVRDSYFEYALAREVKIFPSYIYKKEWYGTENLIHYKKPIDAELFAKDGTVSVGFRYAGVSLDHPTFSMRPFELVEIYYNLKEYPDSAMSAYLPAMSLAYIANKYENLDIAILANKLIVTLATKQMLTPGITAGAFLWATVDMVVANGNLYIIQNEEQLAKSESGKKFVKAWEKVNTYVLVAQGARLYYGLAKNYLEYTVALKEMKAAYKEYELTDLKALRETNPELAAKLESFGRDGIRQLDNLEADYALQLQKEADDAAEVGRRSVALGEDVQDVAQWLNKTGDGNVYLVVHGEEGNYYVIHKGTEIPLTHRSLSKWIESQEDLANKRLVLLSCADLETAQHLSRNMGRELVANEGVVTVFENGGIKVEQQFRLLTPKGNASEAPVFNLSTKEGVGKFVQLGKNDKIIITRTVDEAGVTTITKSKGNKSWSVGAYKRGEYLLVKPANNTELFGGNRINVANGRTVTVTGILEDVNLVADAGNRDIAKMQPNYGANPGGINILRSGKWGQIQSDLEYLKEQKGITAYWDAVTEEFWETANKPWIDAAIARGDEFRFVSDPNDMRSLFVRDKVTKQYAYRMNENGAPILENDQKVLVKSIFSREIEYLKANGYRILENRTGAVKIK; from the coding sequence ATGTTTACAGTTAAAGAAACTGTAGTAGCCCAGCAATATCCTGTTACTGCCAGCACGCAGATTATTCCGCCTTATAGTGTATATCTTCCGGATTATACAGTACCGGGCAGTGACAAGCTACGGGTGATACTGGTACAAAACGACCTGACCAAGCCCTCTTACGATGTACGGCTGCAGATGACTGTGGAGCGCAACGGTACGCTGATCATGCGAACGGCACCGGCTTTTAATCCACGCCCGCTGACGCTTAATGCCGGCGTGCCCACCATCATCAGCGGGACTGATCTGGCAGATTATCTCAACACCAATAATATTGAGTTCAGCGGCGGTTTTAGCCGCGACAGCTACGAACGTACCCGTTCTCTGCCGGAAGGCTCTTACCGTATTACCTTCACAGCCTTTGATTACCGCCGTCCGCAGGTGCAGGTAAGTAACATCGGCGCCAATATCTTTTTCTTCCAGAAAAACGACCCGCCCCTGTTGAACATGCCTATCTGTGGCAGCCGTGTGGAGAAAAGGGACCCGCAGTTCCTTACATTCAGCTGGAGCAGCCGCAATACGCCCAATCCACTGGATGGCGGAGGCACAGAATATATTTTCTCTCTCTATGAAATAAAACCCAAAAACAGCAACCCTGATTATATCGTCCGCAGCACCCGCCCGATCTATACCATTACCACCGAACAGAATACCATCGCCTATGGCCCGGGAGAACCGGCGCTGACAGATAGCATGGAGTACGTATGGATCGTACAGGCCCGCGACAAAAGCGGCCGTGATATGTTCAGCAACCAGGGACTGAGCCAGAGCTGCCGGTTTACCTACCTGGGCAACAATCCTTTTGAGACTAACAAAATCGGTAAACCCACCCTCTCCGGTCAGGCTACCGGCGAAAGAACGATCAGGCTCTCCTGGCAGCTGGCTTCTGACAATGTGAATTATAAGGTAGATGCCTACCGCGTACAATACCGCGCCGCCAAAAAGGACGGTGTGGAATACGACTGGCGTACAGCCGAATCTCCGCGTGATACTGTCCTCAATATAAACAGCCTGGAACCGGGCCGCAGCTATGAAGCCCGGCTGCAGTGGCTCGTGGCCGGCGTGTACGGCCCCTTCAGCGACATAGTAACGGTAACGACTAAACCCTCCCGCACTTTCACCTGCGGTGATCCGGCACTGTTGCAGACGCCACAGAATAATACGCCACTGCCGACAGCTATTGCCGGCAGCATCTTCCGTATCGGCCACTTTGACGTGATGCTCACTGAAGTAACCGGTGGTGATGGTGTTTTCAGCGGCCGTGGTAAAGTGATTACACCAGGCTTTGGCACCGGTATGCTGTTGCAGTTTAACAGGATATCTGTAAATACTGACCTGGTAGTAACCCGTGGTGAAATGCAGGCCGTAACAGACGGTATCGACAAATTCGTGAACGACGCTGTAAAACACCAGCGTGGCGGCGATGAAGTAGGGCAGGTGAAAACCGGTGATATCGTTCCGGATATCACAACCAAACTGCATCTGTTCACCAAAGAAAGCATCGTAGTAGATACCGATAAAGGCACTATCACCCTGAAAGATTCCAATACCGGGAAGGAAGAGGTGATCAACTATAAAGAGAAAGGAAAGGCTTTACCGCTGGTGATAGAAGATACTGATGGTAACCTTTATAATGTAGATAAAAATGGTAAGGTAACGTCAGCGGGTACACGTGATAAAGGACTCGCGGGCAACCCGGCAGCACTGGCTGCGCTGAATACACTGGATCTGAGCAACGGTATGATCACCTTCTCAGTGAAAGACAGCAAATACGCCTTCGATAGCTGGAAAGACAGCTATTACGGTAAACCAGTACTCGACAGCAGTTATGAAAAACTGGCCGATGGCCGTTACCGTGTTAGTGCCAAAGCCATCGTTCCGGGTGAGCAGGACCAGGTAATCGCTACACTGGTCAATGCAAAAGACATCGACAGAAGTAAGATAAAATTTGTAAGCGGCAAGGGTATTGCTTATCCTGCTGATTCCACTAAAGATGGATTTATCATCACGCTGACCGGCGGCCCTGCCGGTGATGCGCAGGAAGTATATGCTGTATACACCAAAGGTGGTAAATACATCAGCATGGGTAAACTGCTGGTGGCCAGCTATGCGGCCAAACAAAAACGGGTGGTACTGGTGCCGGTAGGTTACAACACAAACGTATCTGCAGATGTCATCAGCAAAGCCCTGAAAGATGCTTATGAAAAGATTGGTATCACGTATACCGTAGAAACGGATACAAGCTTCCGCGCTAATAAAGACTGGGACCTGAACAAGGATGCCATACTGCAGGACAGCAAAAGCGCCTTCCTGGGCAATGGTTTCACCGGCGAGGAAAAAGCCATGCGTAAGGCTTACAGCAAAACCCACAACATAGATAAGGATGCTACTTACCTGTTTGTGGTCAACGAAGCTGCATTGACAGATGGTGACCTGTTGGGTAAAATGCCGCGCCAGAGCCAGTTCGGTTTCATCTTCATAAAAAATGCCACTGCTGAAAAAATCGCCCGCACGGTAGCGCATGAAACCGGTCACGGTGCCTTTACGCTGGAACATACATTCAGCGCAGGTATCGGACTGGATAAGGGTAGCACCGATAACCTCATGGACTACAATAATGGCTACAACCTCCTGAAGTACCAGTGGGACGTAGTACATGATCCGGGTCATGTATGGGGCATTTTTGAAGATGATAAAGATGGTCAGCTCTTCAGTGGTGACTATATCCGGGTATCGGACTATTTGCTGAAAGATATAACAGACAAGGATTACATCGAAGACGGGAAAATCGGATATGTGACCCCTGATGGACAGATTATCCGGTTGGAAAGAGACGTGAAGGTATCCTTCGGTGGTTATCTCGAAGTAAAAGCAACGGGAGAGAAATCACCATTGTCCAAAGAAGCGATCGGTGTGGTGACAGCTTTCTACAAGGATAACCAATACTGGATGGCCTATTTCGTGAGTGGTAATTTTACCGGCTACTACGATGCCGCCCAAAAGAAATATGACCAGATAGAAACTACCGGAACCAGACTGGTGGTGGCAGGTGTGGAGTTCTCTCCGTGTAAGGTGGTCTTCTATGCGGGCAGGTATACAGCGCAGAAAGCGAAGTATGCTTCTTTCTCTGAAATCAGGTTTGTGGATGATGAGAAGAAAATGATTGGTGTGAAGGAGGTGACCGGTGATCAATGTATTAATTGTACGCTGCCGTTGGAGAAGAAGCCGAAGTCGATACAGAATGTACTGATAGAACTGGCGAAAGATCCTAAGAGTACAGCACTGGATAATCTCGTGGCAGTTGTCAGCGAAGATGACATGAAGACCTACATCTGTCTGGAAGATCGTTTCAGCCTTATTACAAATATTGTAAACGGCTGGAGAGTTGGAGATACGGACGAGATGTCTATTGTGAAGCTGATCAGAAGTACACCGGACAAAGATGCAGCAGGATTGATCGATATGTTTGACAAGAACTACGACTACCTGCTGAGCAAGTTGTTCTATAGTATCGACGGTGCTGAACTGGATGAGTATTTCTCTGCGATGTCTCAGTTGTACTTCCGGTCTAAATCATCGGTGGAATGGCAGAAGGAGTATGACGCGAAAGATGCAAACTATGCTGCCTTCCATAAGGCTTACGGCGTTCGCGATTCCTATTTCGAATATGCCCTGGCCCGCGAGGTGAAGATATTCCCAAGTTATATTTATAAGAAAGAGTGGTATGGAACAGAAAATCTGATTCATTATAAGAAGCCTATTGATGCGGAGCTGTTTGCAAAAGACGGTACTGTATCTGTTGGGTTCAGATATGCGGGGGTAAGCCTTGATCATCCTACTTTCTCCATGCGGCCATTCGAGTTGGTAGAAATTTACTACAACTTGAAGGAGTATCCTGACTCAGCCATGAGCGCCTATCTGCCGGCTATGAGTCTGGCTTATATCGCCAACAAGTATGAAAACCTGGACATCGCTATTCTGGCCAACAAACTCATTGTGACATTGGCTACAAAGCAGATGCTGACTCCGGGAATTACGGCAGGAGCATTTTTATGGGCTACTGTGGATATGGTGGTGGCCAATGGTAACCTTTATATCATCCAGAATGAAGAGCAACTGGCCAAATCAGAAAGTGGTAAAAAATTCGTAAAGGCATGGGAGAAAGTAAATACCTATGTGCTGGTAGCACAAGGTGCCCGTCTTTATTATGGTCTTGCTAAAAACTACCTGGAGTATACCGTTGCCCTTAAAGAGATGAAGGCGGCGTACAAGGAATATGAGCTGACCGATCTGAAGGCATTGCGGGAAACGAATCCGGAGCTGGCAGCCAAGCTGGAATCTTTTGGCAGGGATGGTATTCGTCAGCTCGACAACCTGGAAGCGGATTATGCATTGCAGTTACAGAAGGAGGCTGATGATGCAGCTGAAGTAGGCCGCAGGTCAGTCGCGCTGGGTGAGGATGTACAGGATGTGGCACAATGGCTGAATAAAACCGGTGATGGTAATGTTTATCTGGTGGTGCATGGGGAAGAAGGTAACTACTATGTTATCCATAAGGGTACAGAAATTCCGCTTACACATCGTTCCCTGTCCAAATGGATTGAAAGTCAGGAGGACCTGGCCAACAAACGGCTGGTACTGTTGTCCTGCGCGGATCTCGAGACAGCGCAGCATCTGAGCCGGAACATGGGCAGAGAGCTGGTGGCTAATGAAGGTGTCGTGACTGTATTTGAGAACGGCGGTATCAAAGTAGAGCAGCAGTTCAGGCTGCTGACTCCTAAAGGCAATGCATCCGAAGCACCTGTCTTTAATCTGTCTACGAAAGAAGGGGTTGGTAAGTTTGTGCAGCTCGGTAAGAACGATAAGATAATCATTACGAGAACTGTAGATGAAGCAGGTGTCACAACGATAACCAAATCGAAGGGTAATAAATCCTGGTCGGTAGGAGCGTATAAAAGAGGAGAGTATCTGCTTGTAAAGCCCGCTAATAATACTGAACTTTTCGGAGGTAATAGAATTAATGTAGCAAACGGCAGAACAGTAACGGTTACAGGTATATTGGAAGATGTTAACTTAGTGGCCGATGCAGGAAATAGAGACATCGCAAAGATGCAACCAAACTATGGTGCTAATCCAGGTGGTATCAATATCCTCAGATCAGGTAAGTGGGGCCAGATTCAGAGTGACCTCGAGTATCTGAAAGAGCAGAAAGGGATCACTGCCTATTGGGACGCTGTAACTGAGGAGTTCTGGGAAACTGCCAATAAGCCGTGGATAGATGCGGCTATTGCACGCGGAGATGAATTCAGGTTTGTTTCTGATCCAAATGATATGAGAAGCCTGTTTGTAAGGGATAAGGTTACCAAACAGTATGCTTACAGGATGAATGAGAATGGTGCCCCGATTTTGGAGAATGATCAGAAGGTGTTGGTTAAATCCATTTTCTCAAGAGAAATAGAATACCTGAAAGCAAATGGATATCGTATCTTGGAAAACCGTACGGGGGCCGTTAAAATAAAGTAA